The Falco naumanni isolate bFalNau1 chromosome 1, bFalNau1.pat, whole genome shotgun sequence genome window below encodes:
- the GIT1 gene encoding ARF GTPase-activating protein GIT1 isoform X5, which yields MSRKAPRAEVCADCSAPDPGWASINRGVLICDECCSVHRSLGRHISIVKHLRHSPWPTTLLQMVHTLASNGANSIWEHSLLDPAQVQSGRRKANPQDKVHPTKSEFIRAKYQMLAFVHKLPCRDDDGVTAKDLSKQLHSSVRTGNLETCLRLLSLGAQANFFHPEKGTMPLHVAAKAGQILQAELLVVYGADPGAPDVNGRTPIDYARQAAQHELAERLVECQYELTDRLAFYLCGRKPDHKNGHYIIPQMADSLDLSELAKAAKKKLQALSNRLFEELAMDVYDEVDRRENDAVWLTTQNHSTLVTERSAVPFLPVNPEYSATRNQGRQKLARFNAREFATLLIDILGEAKRRQQGKSLLSPTDALDYSLRSQSDLDDQHDYDSVASDEDTDQELLRNASRNNRARSMDSSDLSDGPITLQEYLEVKKALAASEAKVQQLMKVNNSLSDELRRLQREIHKLQAENTQIRQQTGPAHPTPAPSERPEHGHPPGTAPPHRRDRQAFSMYEPGSALKPFGQPVEELVTRLQPFGTGIRKGPSASSVPFPPSSPLLSCPPDSARHMSKLDRHGSGTDSDYDNTQAGEVLMSMEGKRFVELSKDEDFPHELDPLDGELDPGLPSTEDVILKTEQVTKNIQELLRAAQESKHDSFVPCSEKIHSAVTEMASLFPKKPALETVRSSLRLLNASAYRLQSECRKTVPPEPGAAVDYQLLTQQVIQCAYDIAKAAKQLVTITTREKKQ from the exons ATGTCCCGGAAGGCGCCGCGGGCGGAGGTGTGCGCCGACTGCAGCGCCCCAG ACCCTGGCTGGGCCTCCATCAACCGCGGGGTGCTCATCTGCGATGAGTGCTGCAGCGTGCACCGCAGCCTGGGCCGCCACATCTCCATCGTCAAGCACCTGCGCCACAGCCCCTGGCCCACCACCCTGCTCCAG ATGGTGCACACGTTGGCGAGCAACGGGGCCAACTCCATCTGGGAGCACTCGCTGCTGGATCCGGCCCAGGTGCAGAGCGGGCGCCGGAAGGCAAATCCCCAGGACAAAGTGCA ccccaccaagTCCGAGTTCATCCGCGCAAAGTACCAGATGCTGGCCTTCGTCCACAAGCTGCCCTGCCGGGACGATGATGGCGTCACTGCCAAGGACCTCAGCAAG CAATTGCACTCGAGCGTGCGGACAGGCAACCTGGAGACCTGCCTGCGCCTGCTCTCGCTGGGCGCCCAGGCCAACTTCTTCCACCCG GAGAAGGGCACCATGCCGCTGCACGTGGCCGCCAAGGCTGGCCAgatcctgcaggcagagctgctggtggtcTATGGTGCCGACCCCGGGGCGCCCGACGTGAACGGCCGGACCCCCATTGACTATGCCAG gcaggcagcccaACACGAGCTGGCGGAGCGGCTGGTGGAGTGCCAGTATGAGCTGACCGACCGGCTGGCCTTCTACCTCTGCGGCAGGAAACCGG ACCACAAGAACGGGCACTACATCATCCCACAGATGGCCGACAG CCTGGACCTCTCCGAgctggccaaggcagccaagAAGAAGCTGCAAGCG CTCAGCAACCGCCTCTTTGAGGAGCTGGCCATGGATGTCTACGATGAGGTGGACCGCCGGGAGAACGACGCGG TCTGGCTGACGACGCAGAACCACAGCACGCTGGTGACGGAGCGCAGCGCTGTCCCCTTCCTCCCCGTCAACCCCGAGTACTCGGCCACACGCAACCAG GGCCGGCAGAAGCTGGCCAGGTTCAATGCCAGGGAGTTTGCCACCTTGCTCATCGACATCCTCGGGGAAGCCAAGCGCCGGCAGCAAGGGAAGAGTCTGCTGAGCCCCACAG aCGCCCTTGACTACTCGCTGCGGAGCCAGAGTGACCTGGACGACCAGCACGACTACGACAGCGTCGCCTCTGACGAGGACAcagaccaggagctgctgcGCAACGCCTCCCGCAACAACCGCGCCAGG agcATGGACTCCTCCGACCTCTCGGATGGCCCCATCACGCTGCAGGAGTACCTGGAGGTGAAGAAGGCTCTGGCCGCCTCCGAGGCCAAGGTGCAGCAGCTGATGAAGGTGAACAACAGCCTGAGCGATGAGCTGCGCCGGCTGCAGCGTGAG ATCCacaagctgcaggcagagaacACGCAGATCCGGCAGCAGACGGGTCCCGCGCACCCAACCCCAGCCCCCAGCGAGCGGCCGGAGCACGGGCACCCCCCGGGCACGGCCCCCCCCCACCGGCGGGACCGCCAGGCCTTCTCCATGTACGAGCCGGGCTCGGCCCTGAAGCCCTTTGGGCAGCCGGTGGAGGAGCTGGTGACGCGGCTGCAGCCCTTCGGCACCGGC atCCGGAAAGGTCCATCTGCCTCCTCGGTGCCCTttcccccatcctcccccctgctctcctgcccgCCTGACAGTGCCCGGCACATG AGCAAGCTGGACCGGCACGGCAGCGGCACTGACAGCGACTACGACAACACACAGGCGGGTGAGGTCCTGATGAG CATGGAGGGGAAGCGGTTTGTGGAGCTGAGCAAGGACGAGGACTTCCCCCATGAGCTGGACCCGCTGGACGGGGAGCTGGACCCTGGGCTGCCCAGCACTGAGGACGTCATCCTCAAAACTGAGCAGGTCACCAAGAACATCCAGGAGCTGCTGCGGGCGGCGCAGGAATCCAAGCATGACAG CTTTGTGCCCTGCTCAGAGAAGATCCACTCAGCTGTGACGGAGATGGCATCGCTCTTCCCCAAG aagcCAGCACTGGAGACGGTGCGGAGCTCCCTGCGGCTGCTCAACGCCAGCGCCTACCGGCTGCAGAGTGAGTGCCGCAAGACTGTGCCGCCCGAGCCAGGTGCCGCCGTGGACTACCAGCTCCTGACCCAGCAGGTCATCCAGTGTGCCTACGACATCGCCAAGGCCGCCAAGCAGCTGGTCACCATCACCACCCGTGAGAAGAAGCAGTGA